AAGTCCATGAAAATTTCCCTGGAATATATGGTAAGGATGTTAGGAAACAAAGTATATAAACTACTCATTTACTTCCCTGTAACGTTAGAGAACCAATACCTGAAATTTTGTCTCCTCTTGAGAATTTCAGGCCATGAAAGTTCAGCCAATGCACCACATAGTACAAGTAACTCGAACAACCTCCTGTGAAATGGTCATGATTAGACATCATCAACTGTTCATTTCCTTCTAAGTTTCCAGAATACAAACAATAAGGATGAAAGAGTCTATGAATTCACATTTTCCACACCTGTCATCGTGAACTGGAACCCCCCATTCCTCATCATGGAAAGTGACATAGTAAGGATCTGAGCACAATAATGGGTACATCAGTGGAAATTCGACAAGTCAGCTCTCTCATCACAAATGATTCACAGAGTTAAGAATACTTCATCTGTAAGGCAAAGGAAAAGCACCGGGCAACCATACTACCATATCATGTGACAACACAATATCAAGTAAAGCAAAGCATTGCAAATGAAGCTATGGTTTTCTTGGGGTATAGATGAAGCAAAGTATACTGCTGCctattctttttattttattttcctgttGGTAAAGAGTACCCTTTCCATGGGACCATTTTTACTGTTCCAACCGGTGAGCAAATGATCATGGCAGGTTCCAGTAGAACGATTACTGCACATTCTGCAGAACACTAGAAATCGATTCTTGAAGTGATGGCAAGGTGATCAGATGCTAATGTAAAGGATCACCCAATCTCTTCAAGGGAGTAATAAGAACAAAAAGGCGATCTAAAGGTGAAGAACAAAAAGGCAATCTAAAGGTGAGCATGCTCACTTTATCCAATGCAGGCACAATGATGAACTTTGTCTACTAATACAAGAAACTCTCAACAAAAGACTACAGGAGTAGCACATTAGTTTAGCTAGTACTACTATAACTTAGATAGCCAAATTGTGATCATTTTGGTTTGGAAGTTTGAGGAAAGCCTGAAAGGGGAATACAGTCTCTAAACCACAACTTAGATAGTCAAATTCATGGGTAGCAAGTGCCATGTAAATAATCATGCGAAAATAAGTTGTTTTTTCAACGTAGGCAAAACCATGCAAAAATACGAAAGATTGCAAAAACTGCAACACCTGATTGGAGATAATTGCAGTGTTTTTAGCCAACAGTTCTTCACAGTGACATATTACATACTCCCCTGCAGCACAAATGATAGAAACTAAAATCAATCAAGCTATCAGGAAGCAGGAACTCACCGGTGGTCGGAGTGACCCAGGCGCATCTCCTCTTCCCTTGGACGACATCCTCCGGCGTCACCGGAGCAACAACGACAACCTCCGGTAAGACATCGGCgtccttctccgccgccttAGCCGCAGCCTTGCCACGCTTGGGCGCCACCGGCCGGGGCAAGCTCCTCTCCGTCCTCCCACCAGAAGCCCGGCCATGGAGCGGCTCCACGGAGGCGGGCTCCGAGGAGCAGGACGCGCTGAGCGGCGCCGCCAATTcctgctgcttcttcctcgaggccgGCGGGGTCCGCCTCGGCGACCGCAAGGGGGAGGAGGATAAGCCCTTCCTCGCGCCGCCGGTGCATtcaccgccggcggcagcctTCTTCGcgccctccgcctccgcctgctcctccgcggcggcgacagCCGGCGGCGGTTTCTCCGGcgtggcctccgccgccttccgcagctgcggctgcggctgcttgGGAGAAGGCTTccgcgcggccgccgggcCCGACCTCGCCTTGTTGCCGCCCGGCACCAGCACCGGCCTCGCGtccgcctccggcgccgctACATTGAGCGAGCGCACCCTCGGCGCCCCGGCCATGGACGCCAtacccttctcctcctccttctcctcgccCAAAATCTCCCGGCTCCCAAATTCAAAATTCT
This is a stretch of genomic DNA from Brachypodium distachyon strain Bd21 chromosome 1, Brachypodium_distachyon_v3.0, whole genome shotgun sequence. It encodes these proteins:
- the LOC100841287 gene encoding uncharacterized protein LOC100841287, with the protein product MASMAGAPRVRSLNVAAPEADARPVLVPGGNKARSGPAAARKPSPKQPQPQLRKAAEATPEKPPPAVAAAEEQAEAEGAKKAAAGGECTGGARKGLSSSPLRSPRRTPPASRKKQQELAAPLSASCSSEPASVEPLHGRASGGRTERSLPRPVAPKRGKAAAKAAEKDADVLPEVVVVAPVTPEDVVQGKRRCAWVTPTTDPYYVTFHDEEWGVPVHDDRRLFELLVLCGALAELSWPEILKRRQNFREIFMDFDPLAIAKINEKKLVAPGSIATSLLSEQKLRAVLENARQIIKIADEFGSFNQYCWGFLYDKPMVSKFRYPRQVPVKSPKADMISKDMLRRGFRGVGPTVVYSFMQAAGLTNDHHISCFRFKECNAPPTPRTSDADRVKADELRTKNCSEEMSANADLSRAIDALTISQDHEEQ